Genomic segment of Populus nigra chromosome 6, ddPopNigr1.1, whole genome shotgun sequence:
GGTCTAATCCTTGGAACTCAGCAATGCGTGTTGTTCCCCTGCTTTCTTTAGTTGAATCTACAGGATTTGAACCATTGGATGTTGCTCCAGCTTCCCTTTTCTTATTGCTACCTGTTTCTTTGAACTTGTTGATAATTCCATCTCCAGAAGTTGATAGCTGAGCAATCTTCTGCTTgggctttgattttgttttacggTCACCCTTGATATTGCTCTGAGAGGCGCGACCAGCTTTGGTTACAGAATTTCTGGCTAAAACATCTTTGTCCCTTTCTCTCTCACTTCTCTTTCCCTTGGCTCCACCCAGCAGAGTATTACCAAGAGATGATGTGGCTTTCAATAAAGCATTACCACCAACATCATCAAGCAGcaattccttcttcttccctctgTTCAATATTGGTCCATTCCTGGCAAAATCCTGGTCAACTAATGCACCCCTGCCAAATTTATCATTGGAAAGATCGTGCCTCTCAACTCTACCAGGTACAGagcctggaaaaaaaaagagcaaaccCGTTTAGTCAAAAGGGTGGAAAGttactatattaaatttaaggGCTGGCAAATCCTTTTGAACAGGATTCTGCATCATTCATTGATCCAAGGCCGCCTTTTACTGAAGCAAATATGGCGAAACATCATAAAACTACATCACTAATGATGCGTGCAGAAAAATGGCAAACCTGATCCCCCTGGATCCTGAATGCAACTTGTGGACTCTGCAACATTTGCACGAGGGGCAGCAAAAATGACATCTCGAAAGGGGGGCTCACAGAAACAACTTTTGCCTGTATCTTCAAATTTTCTACATTTAGCAAGAGTCCTCTTTGTAAAAGCCAAGGCAACTTGTTTTGAAACCTTAGGGACCCCAAATTTTGAAGCACTATTTCCTCTAGTAGTAGCCTGTCAAAGTTAGTCAAGGGGATGTCAAATGGGCCATGCATCATGGTAAATTCAGAAACAcacagacaaaaataaaattgcgaGCATGGAACCACCAGCAAGACTTTAAAATAGGAATCAGTTTCAATTAAGGAGGAACAAACATAAGATACatggtaaaaataaaagaatcaacagataactaaagaaaagaaaagggactaAACTATACACTGGCAGCTATATTATATCATTTGCCAATCAAACATGTGAATTCTGCAAGGGAGATAAACAACATACCAGCAGCTTTCTGTAAGCCAATTCAACAAGCCTGTCCATTGCAACCTGCTCAAGGGGCCTGCAAATCAACAACACAATACTCATAATCAGTAAAATCCAACGAAATGATTTCAACGGTTGATGTGCATTCTGGGAAGTTGAAAGCCTAAcataataagatataaaaaagagTATCTTACCATCCTTGTGTTTCCCTTCCTTCCTTGATTGCTTTAGTTGTTTTGTCCAAGTATTCCTCCTTCTTACCAACCTatacaaatgataaaaattgtACACACTCAAAAAAATTCATACCCTAGCAGCATATGAAAAACATAATGTGGCAGTAAAGAAATGAGTGAAAAAATGCAATTGCTTTTATATTTAAGAAGTTTATAAGAAAATGCTTAGAAAAAGTGTCAAATTAACATTTTCAGGAAATTGATACgcttaaaaggaaaaagaatttAAGAACCTTAACTGCTTGATGAAGTTTCTTTTGAAGTTCAATGATATCTTGATTGATTACTTCATCCTCTCCATCTGCTAAATCAGGCTGCAAGAAAGCACCAGCGTGTTTAGGACCCCGGGGTggggttggggggggggggtgtttgaCCCTAAAACAAGCTTAGTGATGTCTGTGTGCATACATGTTCATAAAGGGATATGGGGATATTTGGCAAATACATAAAGAATCTATTTAGCAAAGACTCATTAAATGACAGAGCATATGGCTAATCTGAAAATGATCAGGATTTATTAACAAGTAGAGCTATTTCCTTCCTGTCTGATGTGGTTCATTTGGCTGGAGAGAACATACATTGTTCTCAGAAGGGGGACATCATATTCAAAGACTTCTAACATTGATTTTCTGAGAGTACCGTGTACCAggacatattattttatttcattctttttggTGCATTTTTGCATGCTCAAAATACCAAGCATTCAGACCTTTTGAATTACATTATAATTTCAAGGAATAGACAAAGACTTGTGAAATAGAACTTACCACTGTTTCTGGATATAGACCAACACTCTGCAGCTCCATCAAGAGTTTATCCTCCAGGTCGAGTTCCTCGTATTGGCAATCATAGGCGGCAATGCCAAGGGCATTTGAATGTATAGCTGGTTTCTCATCATTATTCTCGGAAAGCCCAGGGAACATTCCAGTTTTCAAGTGCATAAATCCATTACTTCCTTGCAGTGAATAATCATTATAGGAATTTTTGTGAAAACCACTGATCCCATTAATAGTAGTGCTTCCATTACAAGAAAAACCATCAAGAGAAGATTGCTTCTGACTTTGAAAACTCAACATGgattcataattaaaatcaatgccATTTGTGCTCCCAGGCTCAAAATCAATAGGGAGGTAACTATCACCAGGAGAATTATCTCTAgtatattgaaaagaaatattccTCCCTCCACTGTTTTCGGCAAATTCTTCAGACTCATCTTCTACAATCAGAGCAGACAGCACTCTTTGGTACAGTGGAGTAACATTGTTCCTTCTTCTTGTGCCTCCACATAAAGCACTACTGTCCTGATCTGGATTTACCAAATCTGAAGTCCTCATCAAATTTTTTGGCTGATCCTGTTCCTGCAAGTTTTCCTCACTTTCTTCATGAACAAGCTGAGATGGAATATCTTCTTCAAGCACAAGATCACCCTGAAGAAACAAGATGGATTTAGTGCCGGATGAGGAACAGTAAACTGCAGAAAGGATTAAGACTCTATCATTCtcttttattctctcttttttcccttaACATTATCGTGCATACACACTGGGAATTGGTGCCACAAATAAATAAGTTGCTAGTGGTTCATGGACAGACTCAATGGCATAAACAAACAGTATAAGAACACATCATAAATTATAACGAAAATGAATTGTGTTCTTGAAAACAATGGAACTTGTATATCAGAGAAATCGTATTAGCTTCAAGTTGTCAAACACaaggatttttattaaaaatatctcgCAGTTGGGAGtggaaaacattaaataaattgcAGCATCCTTCCATTAAAGTAATGAATCCAGTAGTATTCTGCAATAGGTTTCGTTTCTCTCGGAAGAGTTGAAATTCGCTGTTATCATTGCTTGCAGTGAAGCATCTCAgggatttcaaaaaataaaaaaacacaacaacctCTGCTGGTGCACCATCCTAGTCGTGTAAACTGTAGTCAAGGATGGATTTTACATTTAACAGATACTTGAAATATTAGGTACCACGAGTCAAAGGCAATATTACAATTGTCATCTTatgtgcaaataaaaaaatgcaaggtTAAAATGGAAGCGAGAGAACAAACACATGTTTGCAACACTTGTCATATGTATGCTGACAAGAAATAATATAACCACTCTTAGATTACCGAATTATTGCTACGACCAAACATCTCAGATAATCTCTTCTGAAGATCCTCAGTAGATTTCAACTGACCCCGAACATAGAtgagaaaacagaaaaacaaaaggttagttttttcaaatgatCAATATAACTCAAAGCAGAACTAAGATCATCTTTCTGGCAGCAGATTGTAGCAATTACATTTTGTTTCAAGAAGGATGAATCCTCAGAGCAGACGGGAGCAAAAACTGGCTCCATTTTCTTCCAGAAAGAACCAGAACAGGAAAGATCTGCAAAAGCAAAAGTTTGTGAAGAATGCCCATATAAAGCTGGCAGAAGGAAACAAAAGGCATAAGGTCAAAGTGCCTACAGCTGgcattgcaagaaaaaattgcAGCAGCTAAGAGTTCTTCCCGATCATCATCTGATTCGccttaaaaatcaaacaaaaaaaatgaaaaaaccagTGATTACAAAGAAATCTAGCAAAcgacaataaattaaaagatatggaAATAAGGCTTCTTCTTCACTAAGCTTATAATAATCTTGACAACTTTCATCATTTGAGAAATCCAAACAGCATAAAACTAGATAGATTGTTGTTTTCATATTTATGGAAAATCAAATCAACGGGCTACAGAATTTGGAAGTCTTCAATTTTTGCTCTCTAAACCAACCAGGTTATTCTGTTGAATTGGGATTTAAGAGATACAAGGCCCACTAAAAATCAGATGAACATGAGTGTGGTGAGCCCAAGGCATCAATGCCTATCACGTAACAAATGCTAACTTAAAAGGGAAATCAAACCACTGTATTTGCATTTCTCCCATTTTTGCCTTGAGTGTATTCTCAATTCTCTTCATTTGTTTGTGCCTTAAGAATGTGTGTTCAAACCTAGTTGTCATAAAACTTTCTTAGATATTTCACAAAATCATAATGAGACCTTCAAATATCATATTCAGAACAGCACATCAATGTGCTTTGCCACCAAAGTCAATGTTAACTTTTGCCATCAAAGCCATGTGCATGGTAAAAGCAGGTGTTCTTCTCATATTACATGATGAGAATTAAGTGGTAACAAAAAAGAACCAAAGAGTgggaaagaaaattaattttaccagATTTGCTGTAAAGCTAAATACTTGCAAGCAATCATCAATTTTTTGTACATTATCTAGTTGTTACAGCCACACTAAAGTAATATAGCTCCAAGGGAATCTACAGTCTGTAAGAAACTTAAAGATAAGGTTTTGAGAGCGTACCTGTGGAATCTGGGGAACCACTTATTGGTGTTTGCCCAAGACGAGCTAAGGCCTTGCGATCTGCTATTTTCTTAAGAGGAGGACGGCCTGTCTTGCTGAACTAGTAAATAGATTCAAATGTATCAATGCTTTAACTTAGTTggaaaatagtaataattagTACACACAGGTATAAACATGTCATTTCttcccatttaaaaaaaaaactaattaagaaaaaaacattcgCCACCTTCCGCTCTTGTCTGATATGGGCTTTGTACTTCTAAGTGGTTTGGCTGAGGCTGGATTCTCCCTCATTGGAGAAATGCTAATCCTAGAAGATGATGCACCCCGACCAGTCCTTCCTTGTCTCCGCACGCCATCACCAGTGCCTTCCCTATTGAgcattttattcttctttgtAAGCAACAGAGAAGGAACAACATTCTGATTCAGGGATCTCTCCTCTACAGCACCACTACCTGTTCCCTTCTCCTTTGGCTTACCCTCATGATTTTCACCAGCACCAGATTCTTCGCTTTCAGATAATCTTGATGGAGAtgaaacattttcatgtttcacTCTAACTTGTTTGGTTCCATTAACCACATCCTTGGCAAGAGGTGTCCCATTGATCCCAGCAGAACTCACTCGAGTGGAAAATTCAGAAATATGTCCTCTTTCTGATGACATCTGCCCTTCATCGTGGTTAGAGACCGGAGACACTACATTCACCCTTCTGGTACGAGAGATTTTTTGCGGTCTCTGACCAACCCATTGAGCCATTGGGGGAGATGATGACCCTGTAGGCAGGGGACGCTTGCGATTATTAGGCCCCCCAACAGAATTGCCTTTGGTTATACCTGGTGTTTGTTCCCAGCCATCAAGGGCCCCAGGCGCACGAGAAATATTAGGAGATACATTTGCTGCCATTACTGAGCCGGTTCGAGGTGTCCTGGAAGCCTTTCCTTTTGTGACTGGACTTGGGCTCACTGTATGATTATTGTCCTCCAGAATATTTACCCTGAATAGCATGGTTACAGATACATCACACACAGAAAATGAACATTGAGCTTACATACTGAAACATTGAACAAATTAAATGGATTTGCATCACCATTACA
This window contains:
- the LOC133696172 gene encoding uncharacterized protein LOC133696172 isoform X2, yielding MSGNAGYKLSSASPEELGFTGSYSNGQRGSYPSGSFDRSGSFSESRMFSSGASTPRSSASPARSMAPLAPYLSLDPVTMGDQTYTRTGELRRAFGISLGSATEDNSFGAAHSKPPHAVDAEELKRIKADVYDDNQKARNRIKMWNGYLIRCHKFSEELNSKNQQRNEMPMNERSVGSNFLKVGTQIHRSPSDLGTQRLEDRTKTPVLNKRVRSSVAESRADGRSNTVPRQPLVMGKDREIHRDGGEVSDLAEEKVRRLPAGGEGWDRKMKKKRSVGPVFTRTIDSDGEIKRVVHHKFNNEPGLQSYDAQGFRSGSFIGISGINKADGISASASSNARAISKESEKVSLTRDFAAGVNKERLVVKANNKVNILEDNNHTVSPSPVTKGKASRTPRTGSVMAANVSPNISRAPGALDGWEQTPGITKGNSVGGPNNRKRPLPTGSSSPPMAQWVGQRPQKISRTRRVNVVSPVSNHDEGQMSSERGHISEFSTRVSSAGINGTPLAKDVVNGTKQVRVKHENVSSPSRLSESEESGAGENHEGKPKEKGTGSGAVEERSLNQNVVPSLLLTKKNKMLNREGTGDGVRRQGRTGRGASSSRISISPMRENPASAKPLRSTKPISDKSGSKTGRPPLKKIADRKALARLGQTPISGSPDSTGESDDDREELLAAAIFSCNASYLSCSGSFWKKMEPVFAPVCSEDSSFLKQNLKSTEDLQKRLSEMFGRSNNSGDLVLEEDIPSQLVHEESEENLQEQDQPKNLMRTSDLVNPDQDSSALCGGTRRRNNVTPLYQRVLSALIVEDESEEFAENSGGRNISFQYTRDNSPGDSYLPIDFEPGSTNGIDFNYESMLSFQSQKQSSLDGFSCNGSTTINGISGFHKNSYNDYSLQGSNGFMHLKTGMFPGLSENNDEKPAIHSNALGIAAYDCQYEELDLEDKLLMELQSVGLYPETVPDLADGEDEVINQDIIELQKKLHQAVGKKEEYLDKTTKAIKEGRETQGWPLEQVAMDRLVELAYRKLLATTRGNSASKFGVPKVSKQVALAFTKRTLAKCRKFEDTGKSCFCEPPFRDVIFAAPRANVAESTSCIQDPGGSGSVPGRVERHDLSNDKFGRGALVDQDFARNGPILNRGKKKELLLDDVGGNALLKATSSLGNTLLGGAKGKRSERERDKDVLARNSVTKAGRASQSNIKGDRKTKSKPKQKIAQLSTSGDGIINKFKETGSNKKREAGATSNGSNPVDSTKESRGTTRIAEFQGLDPIELHDGNDFGDTQDLNSLFDGLPENDLVGEILLDDLPLQIPMDDLSMIL
- the LOC133696172 gene encoding uncharacterized protein LOC133696172 isoform X1 — protein: MSGNAGYKLSSASPEELGFTGSYSNGQRGSYPSGSFDRSGSFSESRMFSSGASTPRSSASPARSMAPLAPYLSLDPVTMGDQTYTRTGELRRAFGISLGSATEDNSFGAAHSKPPHAVDAEELKRIKADVYDDNQKARNRIKMWNGYLIRCHKFSEELNSKNQQRNEMPMNERSVGSNFLKVGTQIHRSPSDLGTQRLEDRTKTPVLNKRVRSSVAESRADGRSNTVPRQPLVMGKDREIHRDGGEVSDLAEEKVRRLPAGGEGWDRKMKKKRSVGPVFTRTIDSDGEIKRVVHHKFNNEPGLQSYDAQGFRSGSFIGISGINKADGISASASSNARAISKESEKVSLTRDFAAGVNKERLVVKANNKVNILEDNNHTVSPSPVTKGKASRTPRTGSVMAANVSPNISRAPGALDGWEQTPGITKGNSVGGPNNRKRPLPTGSSSPPMAQWVGQRPQKISRTRRVNVVSPVSNHDEGQMSSERGHISEFSTRVSSAGINGTPLAKDVVNGTKQVRVKHENVSSPSRLSESEESGAGENHEGKPKEKGTGSGAVEERSLNQNVVPSLLLTKKNKMLNREGTGDGVRRQGRTGRGASSSRISISPMRENPASAKPLRSTKPISDKSGSKTGRPPLKKIADRKALARLGQTPISGSPDSTGESDDDREELLAAAIFSCNASYLSCSGSFWKKMEPVFAPVCSEDSSFLKQNLKSTEDLQKRLSEMFGRSNNSGDLVLEEDIPSQLVHEESEENLQEQDQPKNLMRTSDLVNPDQDSSALCGGTRRRNNVTPLYQRVLSALIVEDESEEFAENSGGRNISFQYTRDNSPGDSYLPIDFEPGSTNGIDFNYESMLSFQSQKQSSLDGFSCNGSTTINGISGFHKNSYNDYSLQGSNGFMHLKTGMFPGLSENNDEKPAIHSNALGIAAYDCQYEELDLEDKLLMELQSVGLYPETVPDLADGEDEVINQDIIELQKKLHQAVKVGKKEEYLDKTTKAIKEGRETQGWPLEQVAMDRLVELAYRKLLATTRGNSASKFGVPKVSKQVALAFTKRTLAKCRKFEDTGKSCFCEPPFRDVIFAAPRANVAESTSCIQDPGGSGSVPGRVERHDLSNDKFGRGALVDQDFARNGPILNRGKKKELLLDDVGGNALLKATSSLGNTLLGGAKGKRSERERDKDVLARNSVTKAGRASQSNIKGDRKTKSKPKQKIAQLSTSGDGIINKFKETGSNKKREAGATSNGSNPVDSTKESRGTTRIAEFQGLDPIELHDGNDFGDTQDLNSLFDGLPENDLVGEILLDDLPLQIPMDDLSMIL